TACATGTTGCTTTGGATATTTTTGCGAAttgcatgaaattatttaatggacaaaatattaaaaagaataaaaatgaattcttaaattgcaattacaattcttaaaatataattcaatcattCAGTAACGAAGTGGAAAATACGTTCTTTGGAACACTACTTGATTGCAACCTGCtgaataatctaaatattaaattactgtaTATTTAGAAATCAGTTTTTTCCTGAAGTACAATCGATCAATCATATCGCCAAGATCAGATTAAGCTTTATAGAAGCTTTTAGGTAATGCGTCTTGGATATCTCCTTTTCCTTCTCTAACTTCCGaaactaaacaattttatttcttttattttatttctacatacatagttttaaatagcaaatttttacaTGCTGAAAtaactaaacttttatttatcatttactttTTGGGGATgatttgatatcaatattttgagtctaaaacaattcaaaatgtgaattctaaagtaattttatataaaattatagagaaatgacaacatttttaaattaatatgaattatatttaatcataatataatatttttagtgcaataaaatatcattaatataaaacttgcaaaaagttattaattaggAATATAGATCGAATAGCATTTCGAAATTTAaacgatacttgattttaatttgaataagtttgaaTGCATTATGTTAACTCTGGCTGGAAAAACAGGCCGCTACTAACCGGATTATGTATCATTTCAAATATCTCTCACAGGCCCTAGGGAAAAGCCCGGTTGAGATGAAtgcttagagatggctcatattacaaaaattacatacTATATGATAACAAgtgaatttaaagaaatggacgaacggctgggcctTTTTCCATCGACGAACGCTATTGCATGACTGACTACAGAGTTCTATTGGTGGGAAAAGGTCTCAGCTACGGAACCGAAGAGTttaaggttcgagacccgattccatcgaagaacagTCGTATAAACTGATCTGGTGCATGATAAATCCGTCGAGGTTAAacgtccacccgctggtgtggtgtggatgtttggagagggggtgccagctcaggtgttatcctcatcatctgaccgcggttcaataTTGCGCagtctgtcccaaaataaccctagtgttgttttaaaacaggacattaatataactaaacctaatcTGAATCTAGAGATTTCTCAttattcagaatcatttaaaagaagaaaaactgaagattggaatattaaaatttgaagagtttctaaatgtaaatatgtagatttatatgaaagtattttgcatatttttaaagaggACATATTCCAAGTTGAATGATAGGTTTTGAGTTAAGCTTTTATAAATTACGAACATTAAGAAGTACTTGATTGCTTTTCGGACGGACTTTATGttacagaatattttcttttcacgaATTTTTACCATGTAAACCAGCATATTGCATAATTCCATTAATTcttgttaatttttcaatttgtaattgaaattaaatacatttgaaactTAACGATTCTTATTCATTTAGTCTTGATATGTGTGtagtttgaattaataaaacaagaccatcttttatattttaactataaggatcatttaataaaaaatagttactaTGAAtgttaaaaagttctttaaaaatatataaaaattgcaaatttctaatttttgaaaattaatttttttgcattttaaacactACATTTCTGAGTAATCTTTTTTGCACAaacaaacgtttttttaaaaaaaatgtcaggttaaattaatgtgatttatcttctgaatttatttatttatttaaaaaataaaactgtttatatataaaaaagaaagtttttcaaaaagaaagattaaattttaaaatttgattcctttGCTTACGGTGGTAagcaattttgtaatattatattctagaacctgaaaaaaattctttacattatttcCTGAAGTGAAGTGATAAGTGAGACTGACGTGTGTAAATTCGGGTAATTTTGTATATAAAGGCATGTgaattttagttcattaaaagCAAGAATAATGGAAATAgttgttttagagaaaaaaatatgcaataagttatgtaatttcatatttatgactacaaacttttttagaaagtaatataaaatactttatttctataCCGTTGGCTTTATAAAATGTGGTTCTACATTCAGTAATGGTCAAAATTGTGGACGAAACCTTTTTATTTAGGGGGAGGGGAGAGAATGCATTTTTGTGATTTGATGGCTCATAACAATAATTTTAGTAACTGAAATATCATAAACTTATACATCATTTTCTAGATCATTTAACCAAGAGTTTTCCAAAATACTCTTTGTAGTGGATATTTGTATTGGAAAAACTGTAGTAAAGAAGTATAGAAATAAtgacataaggaaaaaaaaagtctcacTTGGGACAGTTAATACTTACAATGGTGgtcaaaattgtggacacttttcaaaatcgttatgttttctaaatttgtatgccTATAGAAAacgttacatttcacaaaatgcaaactcttacatataattttaaagagaatttaatgctgatttcaatacaaaaagcaaaattcaaatattttctatacaaaaaaaagttattattaatttaatctgaataacaaacactgTGATGAAATGGATTGTAACTTCTAATTTTCCTGACCATTATTCTAGGAAccaacaaaatgtaaaataactgcCAGAAGAAGATGACATCATGTTGAAAATTGGAACAGGTCACTATCGTGCTTTTTTCCATAGAAGGAAGACTgcttttttatgtaatcaaatcacAAGTAAGACATTTTgttaagctttttaatatttagtaggaattgttgtaaatatttctaatatttagtcatgaATAGATTGGACActtagaaagagaactaagattattgtgttacatgaatgtggtctttccaatgctgaaattgcaaaacaGGTGGGTGGTTCAGTAACTACATATGACGCCCAAAAGTTTTGTGTGCAATACcaagagacaaattcaataaaaagaaaatcaggaaatggctgaaaaacgtacaccacatcttttcatgacagaaaaattaaaagactaTATCTCCATAATGGGAGAATGTTATCAGCGGCCACCAGAAGTGAATTGAATGACGCTggtatttatgtcagttcaagaacaatcaggagaagattattagatgttagactaagaggtagaattcgACGAAAACATTTACAGCAGTGTAtaaaaaagattacagtgggcaaaagaacacattaattgGCCAGATGATCAGTGGCTACAAGTTttacggagtgatgaaacaaagatattgttatttgaTAGCAATGACGAAAATAGGTAAGATATAGAAAaggcgaagagctacatcctgactgcattcaggcaacaaTGAAGAACTCAGTGTAATGATTTgttcatgcatgtcagcagacggtaTTCAGCAGACGGTGTCTctttcatgttatcgatgggaaattaaatgcaagaaaatacattggcactattctagagccaaaacttacaccttccatcagtgatctctttcccaacaatgcatcatttatttttcagcaggattcagctccttgccacacaacaaaaatatcgaaagtgtGATTGAGTACAAAAAGCATTGAATTGatatcatggccaggaaacagtccgaaactcaaaattattgagaacttatgggatcgtttgaaaactcttatatatatgaagcgttcatcaaataaaagaagatTGATTGagtctataattgtttcctggcatcaagCAATAACGAAGAAAGAGCTTAAAACTGTCGTCAGCTCAAGGAAACATCAGTGttaagctgtaataaaaaataaaggctaccttACTAAGCACTGACAACTCAGTGCAGttatcagcatctaatgtatctcgataattattgcctctcaactttttttgtatttcaaatatttgagttttgcttttggtattgaaatcagcattaaattcacttttaaatgatATGTAAGTGTTTCCGTTTTGTGAAACTTTACATTTTCGATAAGCATACATAGTTAGAAAGCCTTAAAATTTTTGGTTCACAATTTTGGCCACTACTGTATTTGGGTAACTTTTAACACTGATTACGGAATGTCATCCCTTGGGGTTCATCAATGCTTTTAGTTCTTCAGCTGTTATGAtgtgaattattattcattaattgggTTTTAGTAGCTAGGTTACTTCAACGTAACAGGTTTCTTTAGTGTGCTTCATAGATTTTCGATTTGGATAAAGTTGCGAGATAGGATTGTCTTGAGGCAGTTTTTACATACAATCGCATTATGACATAGTTGATTACTGATGAATTCTAAGTTCTTCATTATCTGGGAAAGATCACATACAGAAGGCAGCAGTTTTTGGAAAGGCTATTTCATTTATGAACTTAATGGCATTTACATTCTCATGGATCACACTAATTCTGCCCGTTAATTTTGTTGCCATATAACCCCAGATCATAACACTAATTGGGTGTTTAAATGGGTGTAATGtaagcaggattttttttttttatggcacttgctatAGACAAGCCTCCTGtttcgaagacagcgattttaagcaggCGAGGGAGCGTCTGTtgttttatagtagcgccatctagggccaagagaacgacttagctacacacacgtcacaaccctttttacggggcggacttcaatcacgcatttcattcacagatcgtaatttagacctgaatcagagaacgatcacccctgatccagtactgacagtggtattactctcgacatggaaggCTTTGTGACcgcgacagatttatacgcgggtcagccaccaagcacgcggggaatcttcggtcggcggggttcgaactcgcaacctaagggacgcgaatcaaacgctctaccaaccaggctatcccggcccagGAATAATTGTTCATTTTAGTACCCTAGGTAGACCACTTTCCATCTCACTAAGGGATTAGCCGCGGTgacctggtagtaaggtctcggctcgtgagccgtaggtgtaaggttcgagacccgattgcactgaagaaccgtcgtgtaaaggagtctgttacacgttaaatccgtcagggccacacgtcctcccgctggtgtaatgtggagctcaggtgtcgtcctcgtcatcttaccGTGGTTCAGTATTACGAGATCCgccccaaaacagccctagtgtcgctttataacgggacgttaatataactaaaactaatattcatatttttaaaaacttgtttgttttcaggacatttttttctattaattgaagTGTAATCATTTTCGCTTtcatctttaaattcaaattttatgggCGATGATAGAAAAGTAGGAAAGTGAATAGTACAATTTACAGAGCGTTGTAAGCCTTCTAAAATGGTGTCAGTTGTTTGCTTGTCAAAATTTTAAGctcaaaagtatttatttttgtttttaagaccAAGttgtatgaaatattgaattaaagatTTTAGCGACCATTGATCTCGGCGAACCAGTTGGCCGAACAAAAGCGGCTAGTGCTTAATAAAGTGGTTTTTATAAAAGGCAGTTCAATATTTGTATTCGCTTTCATGTTGtattatgcatattataaataattttttgattttttttttacttatttttattattaatcaaaaatatgaggTGCACAGACATCGTAAATAAACAGTTTTACgactaaacaaaatataattattatataaattccaataaagtataaaagtgtttatttccttaaaaaatgttaatgagtaaattatatatcatacaatattacaaaggttcaattttttttaaaaaaaagattgagatttttttatatttgtgcttaaaattaaatgaatgaaaatgatagaaataattgCTTATACATACACagcatgaaagaaaaaagttccCATTTACCATGGTGTAAGTATTTAGTTAATCTTTTACCATTTCTAAGGTACTGATTTGACACATATATGCATGAAAGAGATTTAATTAGTGTTCTAATAGTGGAGTATAAGGAAGCGGTAGATTTTGtatgaacttttatttcattgtacGCAAAGTATTGAGTGAAAACATCAATCAATTTAAGATGTCTCAGTACTTTTCATATCATTGATgaatattataagtattttcttttttatgataatttataatttcataaaggCACTTGCCCGAATATAAACACCTCCTCAGAAATTATGTCAAACTAGTCGCTTTTGACGACCATCTGGCTCGTTGAGAATAATGGCTCCGTTTCATCCCaacacaatattttaatgtatcgAATCATTGCAGACattactttagtttagttatagtaacatcccgtttttaaagcaacacctggacaattttggaacggacctcgtaattttgaatcgcgatcagatgacgaggacaacaccttaGCTGGCACTCTcactccaaactttcacaccacaccaacaggaAGACATTTGGCCCCGATGTATTTAGCCTGcaccttacacgacggttcttcggtgttTCGAACCTGAAGCtatcctgttccgaagccgagatcttgaCACCGCAGCCCATTGCAGACATTACAACCGTATTATTTCAGAATCATTGTCCTGTTCTGGTATTTGTGTATAAAGTTCCATGTACTCATAGTGTAATTAAATTTGGCACCATTTGTTTTCTGACATTTGTGATACTCAACTTCACTAAGTTATTTCTTAAGCACGCTACTCaagtattaaaacaaaatctttcttcctgATATTTCAACTATAAAATCTCACGATTatatagttgataaaaaaaatgaaaacaagtggagatttttgcaacaaaatgtattattaaaaattagaattaaaaaaatcattttgattaaaaccACCAAAAAAACCAgtattcgggggggggggaattgcaCAGTAAGCAAACTGGtattgtgaaaaagaaaatttttatattattatttaaaatattatataaatcaatttaacaaaataatagtatcgagaattttcaggaaaaatatcaaaattttgttttatttttaattaattaaaattttaaaaaaatattacttggtGCACCTTTTTCCCGGATAAACAATTTATTCTGTAACACACCAGAAACACCCATGCGCGTTCTCTTTTATTCTAATTAGATAAAAGTActgcagtttatttatttataatgaaactcAATGTTAGTAACTTAAAGGATGCATTATTTCttctacaactaccaaatttctTTCAAGTGTGTGTTTAACTACattaaaatcttctatttttcaGGAATATCTTAAAATGTAATTCTACAACAAGTTTCTTTACTTTAGCTTAACATTCAATAGTTTAACATTTAcattgattcatttaaatgaatgacctaattttaacacatttaaagtgaatttttagttaaatatagaATGAGGCATTGCCTTCTTGATGTGGGattcgataaaattttttatttatatattgatagaaaacattacatttttttaacaaacatttgtATCTTAACGTCAAAGTATTGTACGTTATGTGTATAACGcacattataaaaaatgcattgcatAATACGTtgtgtgttaaaaaatattttgtatagaacgttatatacataatatatattttaataaattgtaatacattgttaaaatatttttatttaatgtttgtaggcttgtaatttctttatttttgaaaatttaacttcaagtgtaaagattaatgaaattttctatttttcaggtTGTGGAAGCAACGCTAAGAGCGAAAATATTGCTTATCATCTCATCTTAAGATCTCATCAACTCAGTGATTGAGAAGAAAAGCTATTACATTATATATGCAATAAAGGAAAGTAGTcctctgaatttttataaaaaaatattctgtcaattcttgtaaaatatacaaatcatGAAGATACATTTAATAACGCATACGAAAAATCTGTATGCTTGTAATATAAGGGATAAAATACTTTATCAACAAGgatatttaaagacaaatttactgacacatacgaaagagaaactACATATTTGTGAGATATGCTGTAAAATGTTTTCTGTACGAGGAAATTTAAAGAGACATTCACTGATATGCAAGAAAGCGTTTTCTCATAAAGGAAGTTTGAAGAGGCATTTAAGGAGGcacacgaaagagaaaccgtatatTTCTGAGATTTGCGTTGAAGCGTTTTCtcaaaaaagaactttaaagatacatttaagaAAGCATACGAAAGAGAAAACGTATGTTTGTGATATTTGCAGTGAAgctttttctcataaaaaaagtttaaagatgcatttaagaacgcatacgaaagagaaaccgtatgtttgtgagatttgcagcAAACCTTTTcctcaaaaaggaaatttaaagaaacatttaagaaCGCATACGAAAGCGAAACCttatgtttgtgagatttgccGCGCAACGTTTTCTCGAAATggaagtttaaaaatacatttaagaacgcatacgaaagagaaaccgtatgtttgtctGATTTGCAGTGAAGCTTTTTCTCAAAAAggaactttaaaaatacatttaagaacgcatacgaaagagaaaccgtatgtttgtgagatttgcagtaaagcgttttctgaaaaaggaaatttaaagagacatttaagaatgcatacgaaagagaaaccgtatgtttgtgagatttgcagtgTAGCGTTTtctcaaaaaggaaatttaaagagacatttaagaatgcatacgaaagagaaaccgtatgtttgtgagatttgcagtgTAGcgttttctaaaaaagaaaacttaaagagacatttaagaatgcatacgaaagagaaaccgtacgtttgtgagatttgcagtaaagcgttttctgaaaaaggaaatttaaagagacatttaagaatgcatacgaaagagaaaccgtatgtttgtgagatttgccGTGCAACATTTTCTCGAAACggaagtttaaaaatacatttaagaacgcatacgaaagagaaaccgtatgtttgtgagatttgcaggAAAGCTTTTTCTCAGCGAGGacatttaaacattcatttacGGACGCATACGAGAGAGAAACCAGGTTTGTGACGTTTTCAAAAAAGCTGCTTTTGCACATGGAAATTTAAAGAGACATGTATGGACGCATTcgaaagagaaaccatatatttgtgagatatgcaataaagcgttttctcataaatatacatttaaaaatttgagtaaGGTAATTTGAGTGTACATTTAAGGAtacatacgaaagagaaaccgcaTGTTTATGAGAATTGCAGTGAAGCGTTTTCTCATAAAGGAAGTTTAAACAGACATTTACTGACGCATACGagagagaaaccgtatgtttgcgAGATTTGCAATGAAGCTGTCTCTCCAAAAGGAATTTTAGAAATGCATAAGGACACgtacgaaagagaaaccatatatttgtgaggcatgcaataaaacattttctctacGAGGAAATTTAAACAGACATTTACGGAGGGATACGAAAAAGAATCCGAATGTTTATGGCGTTTTCAATAAAGCCTTTTCTGTGccagaaaatttaaagaaacatttacaaaCGGATGCGAAAGAGAAcccatatatttatatttgcaataaagcgTTTTTTCTACGGGAACATTTAAGggcgcatacgaaagagaaaccgtaggTTTCTGACATTTGGATTGAAATGTTTTCTCTTAAAAGAAGTTTAAACTCACATTTACTGAcgcatacaaaagagaaaccggacgtttgaaatatatgcaataaaacattttcttgtgcaaacattttatgtaaatactttCTGATAAATACGAAGCAGAAAGTTCTGTgtgtaataaagcatttaatgaaaaaggaaatttgcAGTCCCATTTACCGATCCATTCTAAAAAATAGCTACATGTTCGTTGTGTGTGTAATAACATATTTTCTGGTCGAAACATTGTAAGAAGATATTTATTGAcgcatacaaaattaaattcgcATATTTTAAGATGTGCAACAAAACGTTTTCCTTGCGAATAGATGTGAAATTGCTTTGCGTTGACATTGCGAAATATGAGTTACGTTGCCTTGCGTAATGTgagcaataaagcattttctgaacCCCTGGAGTTTAAAGACACATTTATTGCcggatgcaaaaataaaaaaaaagacatgttcCTGTTGTATGCAAGAAAACTTTTTCTCGCTGAAGTTTATCACAAATACTTGCTGACGCATACGACTGAATAGCAGTTGCGAGATAAACAACAAAGGTTTCCCTTCCCTATAGGGGAATTTAAAGGCGCATTTACTGATACATACAAAAGAGAAACCTTATGTCTACAATTATTTGCAACAGAGTCCGGGAtcgaagaaatattaaaaaagaaatttagacacatatattgaaacaaagtttccatgccattttttttcaaattttcctataatcattattaattaagattttaatgaagTATACAAACTAACCGCAATTATGTGTATGTGAAGCGTTTTGTATAGTTTTTTCTAATAATGTAGATTtttgccgggtttacactcggccaattaTAATACGGGcaataggcagcgcatgcgcagaaagggactgatttatgtttgccataatttcatagtatatattcaaaaattccatgcttggctataaattgccattttggcgtccctcaatttttcttttgaatttcgtatcatattaaaatggaggatatttacaaaaagaaacatcgtaaaataaaagaaaaggtcAAATtcagaaaactatagaaaaatagtaataaaattgggggggggggctcgcaccagaaagaacaaagagcaaataatgttggaattaatctatgatatgtaatcaattttttcaggcaaacaaacaagcaaaacaaaaaccGCCAAATTCTTCAAATGCATgcacagtaagaaaaaaatacaatacagcagcATGTTACTGttccgtcgggacaattacttgccattgaccgaacagcatttttcagcctttctacgcatgcgctgcctactggccgagtGTAGACCTGGCCTAAAGATGATATTTATTGACTTTGTCTATCGAAACAGGGCCTGACCGTTTAAACTGTCTTTTATTAATTCGCACAAAACAAAAAGACAAAATTCCTTATGATTTCTATCCtagtaataacttttttttcgtaCACAAACTATGGAAAACTTTTCTGAcatatgaaagtgaaaaataatatttttaagatttacgtaataaaatattttctttacacttTGGAAGATATTTTTACCATTGCTTGCTTACAACTTTGACATATTCTGTGAAGCTTTACCACAGAAACCCATTTCAGAAagcatttaacaataaatgtaaaaaagtaaactaaactataattgaattaatttggaATGAAACCTGATTGCGAAATTCTGCAGAATggcataaaactataaatatttatataaatcaatatttacttttgaaaattaaaaaaaaaaaatcgtattataaTTGGTAGTATATTAGAAATGAAGTTTTGTTATCTTGAAAGCAAGAATGTTCAAtagattattttagataaaattgaaataatgttaatttaatttttatttctttcaaaggactcttttaataattttcttgttatgagtaaaaataatgaatttcacttaaaataaagaaaaccagTAATGTTAGATTCTCTTTCACTCTGAACAACacttaattaacttaaattcTCCATCTTGAAATCATCACAAATCAGCAAAGGCATACAGAAAATAGTTGACCAGATTTTAATCACTCAAATTCTCACCGATCAAAAATTGCTGCAAAACAAGGgaaatttgataactgttttGGCTCTCAGAGTATT
The Argiope bruennichi chromosome 6, qqArgBrue1.1, whole genome shotgun sequence DNA segment above includes these coding regions:
- the LOC129972375 gene encoding zinc finger protein 568-like, with translation MKIHLITHTKNLYACNIRDKILYQQGYLKTNLLTHTKEKLHICEICCKMFSVRGNLKRHSLICKKAFSHKGSLKRHLRRHTKEKPYISEICVEAFSQKRTLKIHLRKHTKEKTYVCDICSEAFSHKKSLKMHLRTHTKEKPYVCEICSKPFPQKGNLKKHLRTHTKAKPYVCEICRATFSRNGSLKIHLRTHTKEKPYVCLICSEAFSQKGTLKIHLRTHTKEKPYVCEICSKAFSEKGNLKRHLRMHTKEKPYVCEICSVAFSQKGNLKRHLRMHTKEKPYVCEICSVAFSKKENLKRHLRMHTKEKPYVCEICSKAFSEKGNLKRHLRMHTKEKPYVCEICRATFSRNGSLKIHLRTHTKEKPYVCEICRKAFSQRGHLNIHLRTHTREKPGL